One Kineococcus radiotolerans SRS30216 = ATCC BAA-149 DNA window includes the following coding sequences:
- a CDS encoding DsbA family protein, whose protein sequence is MSTKKPGGHPARAGRAEDAREARRAKAAALRQRELARERSRRVVLVSLVVVVVLALVAVVAVVVVRANRDDPAAAQAVPPSAAAQGAGYVLPGTPAAGAPTVDIWLDYQCPYCKEFEDAAGDAYVELAASGQAEVVVHTLTFLDGNLGNDASQRAAEAAAAADAQGRFVEYTEVVFAHQPEREGTGYTDAQLRQFAQDAGVPDLAAWEAAYEGHAYRDHVRAVADSMRANDVSGTPTVTVTPPGGEKRAIPAEELLGADPAGALQRAVTAATVAP, encoded by the coding sequence GTGAGCACGAAGAAGCCCGGTGGCCACCCCGCACGAGCCGGGCGGGCCGAGGACGCCCGCGAGGCGCGGCGGGCCAAGGCCGCGGCCCTGCGCCAGCGCGAGCTGGCCCGTGAGCGCAGCCGCCGGGTCGTGCTCGTCAGCCTCGTCGTCGTGGTCGTGCTCGCCCTGGTCGCCGTCGTCGCGGTGGTCGTCGTCCGCGCGAACCGGGACGACCCCGCGGCCGCGCAGGCGGTCCCGCCCAGCGCCGCCGCGCAGGGCGCGGGCTACGTGCTCCCCGGCACCCCCGCGGCGGGGGCGCCGACCGTCGACATCTGGCTCGACTACCAGTGCCCGTACTGCAAGGAGTTCGAGGACGCGGCCGGCGACGCCTACGTGGAGCTCGCCGCGAGCGGGCAGGCGGAGGTCGTCGTGCACACCCTGACCTTCCTCGACGGCAACCTGGGCAACGACGCCTCGCAGCGCGCGGCCGAGGCGGCGGCCGCGGCCGACGCGCAGGGGAGGTTCGTGGAGTACACGGAGGTCGTCTTCGCCCACCAGCCCGAGCGGGAGGGGACCGGCTACACCGACGCCCAGCTGAGGCAGTTCGCCCAGGACGCCGGGGTCCCCGACCTGGCGGCCTGGGAGGCCGCCTACGAGGGCCACGCCTACCGCGACCACGTGCGGGCGGTCGCGGACTCCATGCGGGCCAACGACGTCAGCGGCACCCCGACGGTCACCGTGACGCCCCCCGGCGGGGAGAAGCGGGCGATCCCGGCCGAGGAGCTCCTCGGCGCCGACCCCGCCGGCGCGCTGCAGCGGGCGGTCACCGCGGCGACGGTCGCGCCGTGA
- the trpA gene encoding tryptophan synthase subunit alpha yields the protein MGPSTTGAAPRTGTAGAAIDRAKADGRAALVAYLPVGFPDVDASVEAAKAAVAGGADVVELGLPYSDPTMDGATIQRAVDVALARRTRPVDVLRAVEAVASTGAAVLVMTYFPPIDRYGVDRWAADLANAGGAGLITPDLVPDEAADWIAASDEHDLERVFLVAPSSTDARLRSTSAACRGFVYAASLMGVTGTRASVGAGAAELVRRTRAAGTERVCVGLGVSTPAQATEVAAYADGVIVGSAFVQRLLEADSTAAGARAVGEFAQSLAEAVRTG from the coding sequence GTGGGACCGAGCACCACCGGGGCCGCACCCCGCACCGGCACGGCCGGCGCCGCGATCGACCGCGCCAAGGCCGACGGGCGCGCGGCGCTGGTCGCCTACCTGCCCGTGGGCTTCCCCGACGTCGACGCCTCGGTCGAGGCCGCCAAGGCCGCCGTGGCCGGGGGCGCGGACGTCGTGGAGCTGGGCCTGCCCTACTCCGACCCGACGATGGACGGCGCCACGATCCAGCGCGCCGTCGACGTCGCCCTCGCCCGGCGGACGCGGCCGGTCGACGTGCTGCGCGCGGTCGAGGCCGTGGCCTCCACCGGCGCCGCGGTGCTCGTCATGACCTACTTCCCGCCGATCGACCGCTACGGGGTGGACCGCTGGGCCGCGGACCTGGCCAACGCCGGGGGAGCGGGGCTCATCACGCCCGACCTCGTCCCCGACGAGGCCGCCGACTGGATCGCGGCCAGCGACGAGCACGACCTCGAGCGCGTCTTCCTCGTCGCCCCCAGCTCCACCGACGCCCGGCTGCGCTCGACCTCCGCGGCGTGCCGCGGGTTCGTCTACGCGGCCTCGTTGATGGGGGTCACAGGAACCCGTGCGAGCGTGGGGGCCGGTGCGGCCGAACTCGTCCGGCGCACCCGGGCGGCCGGGACCGAGCGCGTGTGCGTCGGGCTCGGGGTGTCCACCCCGGCCCAGGCCACCGAGGTCGCCGCCTACGCCGACGGCGTGATCGTCGGCTCCGCCTTCGTCCAGCGCCTGCTGGAGGCGGACTCGACCGCCGCCGGGGCCCGGGCCGTGGGGGAGTTCGCGCAGTCCCTCGCCGAGGCCGTCCGCACCGGCTGA
- the lgt gene encoding prolipoprotein diacylglyceryl transferase, whose protein sequence is MIPAALAAALPSPTVGVWHLGPVPLRAYALCIVAGIVLGVVIAERRWQAKGGRKDFVLDAAVWAVPFGVVGARLYHVVTSPQAYFGEGGDPVRALYLWQGGLGIWGAIAGGALGVWIACRRAGYRLAPMADAMAPGLLVAQALGRWGNWFNNELYGRATDLPWALTVHRWDESAGRAVTGADGTPQVLGTFHPTFLYESLWCLAVAAAIVVLDRRYRLRHGQAFLLYVALYCLGRSWFEDLRIDAANEVAGLRVNQWVAGIVLVLALVAFVRSRRAHAGEGGQPEVLERVASSESPTATSPSSGAATQSGGPTVPTTGARPSPDRDDRPDARDS, encoded by the coding sequence GTGATCCCCGCCGCCCTGGCCGCCGCCCTGCCCAGCCCCACGGTCGGCGTCTGGCACCTGGGCCCGGTCCCGCTGCGCGCCTACGCGCTGTGCATCGTGGCCGGCATCGTCCTCGGGGTCGTCATCGCCGAACGCCGGTGGCAGGCCAAGGGCGGCCGCAAGGACTTCGTGCTCGACGCCGCCGTGTGGGCCGTGCCCTTCGGCGTGGTCGGGGCGCGCCTCTACCACGTCGTCACCTCCCCCCAGGCCTACTTCGGCGAGGGCGGGGACCCCGTCCGGGCCCTGTACCTGTGGCAGGGCGGCCTGGGCATCTGGGGCGCCATCGCCGGGGGGGCCCTGGGCGTCTGGATCGCCTGCCGCCGCGCGGGGTACCGGCTGGCGCCGATGGCCGACGCGATGGCCCCCGGGCTGCTGGTCGCCCAGGCCCTGGGCCGCTGGGGCAACTGGTTCAACAACGAGCTCTACGGCCGGGCCACCGACCTGCCCTGGGCGCTGACCGTCCACCGCTGGGACGAGTCCGCCGGACGGGCCGTCACCGGCGCCGACGGCACCCCGCAGGTACTGGGCACCTTCCACCCCACGTTCCTCTACGAGTCGCTGTGGTGCCTGGCCGTCGCCGCGGCGATCGTCGTGCTCGACCGCCGGTACCGCCTGCGCCACGGGCAGGCGTTCCTGCTCTACGTCGCGCTGTACTGCCTCGGGCGCAGCTGGTTCGAGGACCTGCGCATCGACGCCGCCAACGAGGTCGCGGGCCTGCGCGTCAACCAGTGGGTGGCCGGGATCGTCCTCGTGCTCGCCCTGGTCGCGTTCGTCCGCTCGCGCCGGGCGCACGCCGGGGAGGGTGGTCAGCCGGAGGTCCTGGAGCGGGTAGCCTCCTCCGAGTCGCCGACGGCCACCAGCCCGTCCAGCGGCGCCGCGACGCAGAGCGGGGGACCGACCGTCCCCACGACCGGCGCTCGCCCCTCACCGGACCGGGACGACCGGCCGGACGCGCGCGATTCGTGA
- a CDS encoding glutamate synthase subunit beta, giving the protein MVDPRGFLKVRDRELPPRRPVPLRLMDWREVYEKQDLDQLKRQAGRCMDCGIPFCHNACPLGNLIPEWNDLVSRGDMREAIERLHATNNFPEFTGKLCPAPCESACVLGINQPPVTIKQVEVMIAENAAEHGWLEPRVPERLTGKTVAVIGSGPAGLAAAQQLTRAGHTVAVYERDDKIGGLMRYGIPEFKMERAVLDRRLAQMEAEGTRFRAGVDIGTDITGEQLRERYDAVVVATGATQWRDVDLPGRELAGVHQAMEYLPPTNRVAVGEERPADYVDAAGLDVVVIGGGDTGSDCYGTALRQGARSVTQLDIYPAAPGERTEDEPWPTMPKVFSVSSSHEEGGERKFSASTRALIGEDGRVTALRVVEVRKVDGTWTPVEGTEQDLPAQLVLLAIGFSGPEHGGLVEQLGLQADARTRFTRTPGYATSTPGVFVAGDAGRGQSLIVWAIAEGRACASAVDEFLMGDTALPSPIRADAVPLTA; this is encoded by the coding sequence ATGGTTGATCCCCGAGGGTTCCTGAAGGTCCGCGACCGGGAGCTGCCCCCGCGCCGTCCCGTCCCGCTGCGCCTCATGGACTGGCGCGAGGTCTACGAGAAGCAGGACCTCGACCAGCTCAAGCGCCAGGCCGGGCGCTGCATGGACTGCGGCATCCCGTTCTGCCACAACGCCTGCCCGCTGGGGAACCTCATCCCCGAGTGGAACGACCTGGTCAGCCGCGGTGACATGCGCGAGGCCATCGAGCGCCTGCACGCGACGAACAACTTCCCCGAGTTCACCGGGAAGCTGTGCCCCGCTCCGTGCGAGTCGGCCTGCGTGCTGGGCATCAACCAGCCGCCGGTGACGATCAAGCAGGTCGAGGTGATGATCGCGGAGAACGCCGCCGAGCACGGCTGGCTGGAGCCGCGCGTCCCCGAGCGCCTCACCGGCAAGACCGTCGCCGTCATCGGCTCCGGCCCGGCCGGGCTCGCGGCGGCGCAGCAGCTCACCCGGGCCGGTCACACCGTCGCCGTGTACGAGCGCGACGACAAGATCGGCGGGCTGATGCGCTACGGCATCCCCGAGTTCAAGATGGAGCGCGCGGTGCTGGACCGCCGGCTGGCCCAGATGGAGGCCGAGGGCACCCGCTTCCGGGCGGGGGTGGACATCGGCACGGACATCACCGGCGAGCAGCTGCGCGAGCGCTACGACGCCGTCGTCGTGGCCACCGGGGCGACCCAGTGGCGCGACGTGGACCTGCCCGGGCGCGAGCTCGCGGGCGTGCACCAGGCGATGGAGTACCTGCCCCCCACCAACCGCGTCGCGGTCGGGGAGGAGCGCCCGGCGGACTACGTCGACGCGGCCGGTCTCGACGTCGTCGTCATCGGCGGCGGCGACACCGGCTCGGACTGCTACGGCACCGCCCTGCGCCAGGGGGCGCGGTCGGTGACGCAGCTGGACATCTACCCGGCGGCCCCGGGCGAGCGCACCGAGGACGAGCCGTGGCCGACGATGCCGAAGGTGTTCTCGGTGTCCTCCTCCCACGAGGAGGGCGGTGAGCGGAAGTTCTCCGCCTCCACCCGGGCGCTGATCGGCGAGGACGGCCGGGTCACCGCGCTGCGCGTCGTCGAGGTCCGCAAGGTCGACGGCACGTGGACCCCGGTCGAGGGCACCGAGCAGGACCTGCCGGCCCAGCTGGTCCTGCTGGCCATCGGGTTCTCCGGACCCGAGCACGGCGGGCTCGTCGAGCAGCTCGGCCTGCAGGCCGACGCCCGCACGCGCTTCACCCGGACCCCGGGCTACGCGACCTCCACCCCGGGCGTCTTCGTCGCCGGCGACGCCGGTCGCGGGCAGTCGCTCATCGTGTGGGCCATCGCCGAGGGCCGCGCCTGCGCCTCGGCCGTGGACGAGTTCCTCATGGGCGACACCGCCCTGCCCTCGCCCATCCGGGCCGACGCGGTCCCGCTGACGGCCTGA
- the gltB gene encoding glutamate synthase large subunit, with product MSHSPASHPTTTTVNPAVRPLPFTSFPPSAGLYDRAHEHDACGVAFVATMRGEPGHDIVDHALTALRNLDHRGAVGAETNTGDGAGILTQVPDEFLRAVMAEQGVELPAKGAYAVGNAFLPVDEAERAAAVARIEEIAAAEGLDVLGWRDVPVTADLVGQQARAAMPFFAQLFVATAAGVAPAPETGIALDRRVYPLRKLAERELAVYFPSLSSRTMVYKGMLTTGQLEPFFPDLSDRRFTSELGLVHSRFSTNTFPSWPLAHPFRTIAHNGEINTVKGNRNWTAARESTMSTPLIPGDLQRLGPICATEGSDSASFDEVLELLHLAGRSLPHAVLMMIPEPWENNTEMDPARRAFYEFHSMFSEPWDGPANLTFTDGTVIGGVLDRNGLRPSRYWVTDDGLVVLASETGVLELDPSSIVARGRVAPGKMFLVDTARGRIVDDEEIKAELAAAQPYAEWLKNVVHLGDLPPREHVVHSHASVTRRQQTFGYTEEELRLILAPMARAGAEPIGSMGSDTPLAVLSERPRLLFDYFAQLFAQVTNPPLDAIREELVTSLITTAGPQQNALAESAAHCHQLVLPFPVIDNDELAKIVHIDKDRRNPGRTTHTVKGLYRVAGGGAELARRIEEIRAEVSRAIADGAVFVVLSDRDSNAEYAPIPSLLLTSAVHHHLVRQKLRTQVGLVVEAGDVREVHHVALLIGYGAAAINPYLAMETVEDLVRRGVITDVDATKAVRNLIKALGKGVLKVMSKMGISTVASYRGAQVFEALGLSQTLVDEYFTATTSRLGGVGLDVLAEEVARRHRLAYPVEGQERAHRDLETGGEYQWRREGEPHLFDPETVFQLQHSTRQRNEALFRRYTARVDEQSDRLMTLRGLLQLKKGVREPVPLDEVEPVSEIVKRFNTGAMSYGSISQEAHEVLAVAMNRLGGRSNSGEGGEEVDRLYDPERTSKVKQIASGRFGVTSNYLSSATDLQIKVAQGAKPGEGGQLPGHKVYPNIARTRHSTPGVGLISPPPHHDIYSIEDIAQLIHDLKNANPAARVHVKLVSEVGVGTVATGVSKAKADVVLISGADGGTGAAPLTSLKHAGGPWELGLAETQQTLVVNGLRDRITVQVDGQFKTGRDVVVAALLGAEEFGFATAPLVVSGCIMMRVCQLDTCPVGVATQNPELRERFTGKAEYIVNFFEFIAAEVREMLASLGFRSIEEAVGHVEVLDTRRAVAHWKASGLDLSPILHAPVPPEGSTLHRSQTQDHGLEKALDHVLIERAAGALTDGTPVRVELPVRNVNRTVGTLLGHELTRKWGEEGLPEGTIDVTLTGSAGQSLGAFLPRGITLRLFGDANDYVGKGLSGGTVVVRPDRSSGSRERDIVAGNVIGYGATSGSLFLRGEVGERFCVRNSGATAVVEGVGDHALEYMTGGEVVVLGRVGRNVAAGMSGGFAHVLDLKESRVNRDMVDVVPLDDEAAARVHDLLVAHRDHTDSTTAAKLLSDWGAARQRFSTIVPRDYRRVLEVRAKAVSDGLAPDSEAVLTRIMEASHG from the coding sequence ATGTCGCATTCCCCCGCGTCGCACCCGACCACCACGACGGTGAACCCGGCGGTCCGCCCGTTGCCGTTCACGTCGTTCCCGCCCTCGGCCGGTCTCTACGACCGCGCCCACGAGCACGACGCCTGCGGCGTCGCCTTCGTCGCCACCATGCGCGGCGAGCCCGGGCACGACATCGTCGACCACGCGCTCACCGCGCTGCGCAACCTCGACCACCGCGGTGCGGTGGGCGCCGAGACCAACACCGGTGACGGCGCCGGCATCCTCACCCAGGTCCCCGACGAGTTCCTGCGCGCCGTGATGGCCGAGCAGGGCGTGGAGCTGCCCGCCAAGGGCGCCTACGCCGTCGGCAACGCCTTCCTGCCCGTGGACGAGGCCGAGCGCGCCGCCGCCGTGGCCCGCATCGAGGAGATCGCCGCGGCCGAGGGCCTCGACGTCCTCGGCTGGCGCGACGTGCCCGTGACCGCCGACCTCGTCGGCCAGCAGGCCCGCGCCGCCATGCCGTTCTTCGCCCAGCTCTTCGTCGCCACCGCGGCCGGGGTCGCGCCGGCGCCGGAGACCGGCATCGCGCTGGACCGCCGCGTCTACCCGCTGCGCAAGCTCGCCGAGCGCGAGCTGGCCGTCTACTTCCCGTCGCTGTCGTCGCGGACGATGGTCTACAAGGGCATGCTCACCACCGGTCAGCTGGAGCCGTTCTTCCCCGACCTCTCCGACCGGAGGTTCACCTCCGAGCTGGGCCTGGTCCACTCGCGCTTCTCCACGAACACGTTCCCGAGCTGGCCGCTGGCGCACCCCTTCCGCACCATCGCCCACAACGGTGAGATCAACACCGTCAAGGGCAACCGGAACTGGACCGCCGCGCGCGAGTCGACGATGAGCACCCCGCTCATCCCCGGCGACCTCCAGCGCCTGGGGCCGATCTGCGCCACCGAGGGCTCCGACTCCGCCTCCTTCGACGAGGTCCTGGAGCTGCTGCACCTGGCCGGCCGGTCGCTGCCGCACGCGGTGCTGATGATGATCCCGGAGCCCTGGGAGAACAACACCGAGATGGACCCGGCCCGCCGGGCCTTCTACGAGTTCCACTCGATGTTCTCCGAGCCCTGGGACGGGCCCGCCAACCTCACCTTCACCGACGGCACCGTCATCGGCGGCGTCCTGGACCGCAACGGCCTGCGCCCCTCGCGGTACTGGGTCACCGACGACGGCCTGGTCGTGCTGGCCTCCGAGACCGGTGTCCTGGAGCTGGACCCGTCCTCGATCGTGGCCCGCGGCCGCGTGGCGCCCGGCAAGATGTTCCTCGTCGACACGGCCCGGGGCCGGATCGTCGACGACGAGGAGATCAAGGCCGAGCTCGCCGCGGCCCAGCCCTACGCGGAGTGGCTGAAGAACGTCGTCCACCTCGGCGACCTCCCGCCCCGCGAGCACGTGGTGCACAGCCACGCCTCGGTGACCCGCCGCCAGCAGACCTTCGGCTACACCGAGGAGGAGCTGCGGCTCATCCTCGCCCCGATGGCCCGCGCGGGCGCCGAGCCCATCGGCTCGATGGGGTCCGACACCCCGCTCGCGGTGCTCTCCGAGCGTCCCCGGCTGCTCTTCGACTACTTCGCGCAGCTCTTCGCGCAGGTCACGAACCCGCCGCTGGACGCCATCCGCGAGGAGCTCGTCACCTCGCTGATCACCACCGCCGGGCCCCAGCAGAACGCCCTGGCGGAGTCGGCGGCGCACTGCCACCAGCTGGTGCTGCCCTTCCCCGTCATCGACAACGACGAGCTCGCGAAGATCGTCCACATCGACAAGGACCGCCGCAACCCCGGCCGCACGACCCACACCGTCAAGGGCCTGTACCGGGTGGCCGGCGGCGGGGCCGAGCTGGCCCGCCGGATCGAGGAGATCCGCGCGGAGGTCTCGCGCGCCATCGCCGACGGCGCCGTCTTCGTGGTGCTCTCCGACCGCGACTCCAACGCGGAGTACGCGCCGATCCCGTCGCTGCTGCTGACCTCCGCCGTCCACCACCACCTGGTGCGGCAGAAGCTGCGCACCCAGGTCGGCCTGGTCGTCGAGGCCGGCGACGTGCGCGAGGTCCACCACGTCGCGCTGCTCATCGGCTACGGCGCGGCCGCGATCAACCCCTACCTGGCCATGGAGACCGTCGAGGACCTCGTTCGCCGCGGCGTCATCACCGACGTCGACGCGACGAAGGCCGTGCGCAACCTCATCAAGGCGCTCGGCAAGGGCGTCCTGAAGGTCATGTCCAAGATGGGCATCTCGACGGTGGCCTCCTACCGCGGCGCGCAGGTCTTCGAGGCGCTGGGCCTGTCCCAGACCCTCGTCGACGAGTACTTCACGGCCACCACCTCCCGCCTGGGCGGGGTGGGCCTGGACGTGCTGGCCGAGGAGGTCGCCCGCCGCCACCGCCTCGCCTACCCGGTCGAGGGCCAGGAGCGCGCCCACCGCGACCTGGAGACCGGCGGTGAGTACCAGTGGCGCCGCGAGGGCGAACCGCACCTGTTCGACCCCGAGACCGTCTTCCAGCTGCAGCACTCCACCCGCCAGCGCAACGAGGCCCTCTTCCGCAGGTACACCGCCCGGGTGGACGAGCAGTCCGACCGGCTCATGACCCTGCGCGGCCTGCTGCAGCTGAAGAAGGGCGTGCGCGAGCCGGTCCCCCTCGACGAGGTCGAGCCGGTCAGCGAGATCGTCAAGCGGTTCAACACCGGGGCGATGAGCTACGGCTCGATCAGCCAGGAGGCCCACGAGGTCCTCGCCGTCGCGATGAACCGCCTCGGCGGCCGGTCGAACTCCGGCGAGGGCGGGGAGGAGGTCGACCGCCTCTACGACCCCGAGCGGACCTCGAAGGTCAAGCAGATCGCCTCCGGCCGCTTCGGGGTGACGAGCAACTACCTGTCCTCGGCGACCGACCTGCAGATCAAGGTCGCCCAGGGCGCCAAGCCCGGCGAGGGCGGGCAGCTGCCCGGCCACAAGGTGTACCCGAACATCGCCCGGACCCGGCACTCCACGCCCGGCGTCGGGCTCATCTCGCCCCCGCCGCACCACGACATCTACTCCATCGAGGACATCGCCCAGCTGATCCACGACCTGAAGAACGCGAACCCGGCCGCCCGGGTCCACGTGAAGCTGGTCTCCGAGGTCGGCGTGGGCACCGTCGCGACGGGGGTGAGCAAGGCCAAGGCCGACGTCGTGCTGATCTCCGGCGCGGACGGCGGGACCGGTGCGGCCCCGCTGACCAGCCTCAAGCACGCCGGCGGTCCCTGGGAGCTCGGTCTGGCCGAGACCCAGCAGACCCTCGTCGTCAACGGGCTGCGCGACCGGATCACCGTGCAGGTCGACGGCCAGTTCAAGACCGGCCGCGACGTCGTCGTCGCCGCCCTCCTGGGGGCGGAGGAGTTCGGGTTCGCCACGGCGCCCCTCGTCGTCTCCGGCTGCATCATGATGCGCGTCTGCCAGCTGGACACCTGTCCCGTCGGCGTCGCCACGCAGAACCCCGAGCTGCGGGAGCGCTTCACCGGCAAGGCCGAGTACATCGTGAACTTCTTCGAGTTCATCGCGGCCGAGGTCCGCGAGATGCTGGCCTCGCTCGGCTTCCGCTCCATCGAGGAGGCCGTCGGTCACGTCGAGGTCCTCGACACCCGCCGCGCCGTGGCGCACTGGAAGGCGTCCGGGCTGGACCTCTCGCCGATCCTGCACGCCCCGGTCCCGCCGGAGGGGTCGACGCTGCACCGCTCGCAGACCCAGGACCACGGGCTGGAGAAGGCCCTGGACCACGTCCTCATCGAGCGCGCCGCCGGCGCCCTCACCGACGGCACCCCGGTCCGGGTGGAGCTGCCGGTGCGCAACGTCAACCGCACCGTCGGCACGCTGCTGGGTCACGAGCTGACCCGGAAGTGGGGCGAGGAGGGTCTGCCCGAGGGCACGATCGACGTCACCCTCACCGGCTCCGCCGGGCAGTCGCTGGGCGCCTTCCTGCCGCGCGGCATCACCCTGCGGCTGTTCGGCGACGCCAACGACTACGTCGGCAAGGGCCTCTCGGGCGGGACGGTCGTCGTGCGGCCGGACCGCTCGTCGGGTTCGCGCGAGCGCGACATCGTGGCCGGCAACGTCATCGGCTACGGCGCCACCAGCGGCTCGCTCTTCCTGCGCGGGGAGGTCGGGGAGCGCTTCTGCGTCCGCAACTCCGGGGCGACCGCCGTCGTCGAGGGGGTGGGCGACCACGCGCTGGAGTACATGACCGGTGGTGAGGTCGTCGTCCTCGGCCGCGTGGGCCGCAACGTCGCCGCGGGCATGTCCGGCGGCTTCGCCCACGTGCTCGACCTCAAGGAGAGCCGCGTCAACCGCGACATGGTCGACGTCGTCCCGCTGGACGACGAGGCCGCCGCGCGGGTGCACGACCTCCTCGTGGCGCACCGCGACCACACCGACTCCACCACCGCCGCCAAGCTGCTCTCCGACTGGGGTGCCGCGCGGCAGCGGTTCTCGACGATCGTCCCGCGGGACTACCGGCGCGTGCTGGAGGTGCGGGCGAAGGCCGTCAGCGACGGTCTCGCCCCGGACTCCGAGGCCGTGCTCACCCGCATCATGGAGGCTTCGCATGGTTGA
- the trpB gene encoding tryptophan synthase subunit beta: MTTTPAQPETPGYTFSQERGPYFGRFGGRFVPEALIAALDEIAAAHEAAMADEGFLAELAELHRSYSGRPSILTEVPRFAAHAGGARIVLKREDLNHTGSHKINNVLGQALLTKRMGKNRIIAETGAGQHGVATATAAALMGLECTVYMGEEDTRRQALNVARMRLLGATVVPVTAGSRTLKDAVNEAFRDWVASVDTTHYAFGTVAGPHPFPVLVRDLQRIVGVEARQQVLDLVGRLPDAVAACVGGGSNAIGIFHGFLDDPSVALHGYEAGGDGVETGRHAAPISAGVTGVFQGARQFVMQDEDGQTIESHSISAGLDYPGVGPEHAWLAASGRASYHPVTDAQAMDAFRLLCRTEGIIPAIESSHALAGALDLGRELGPDAVILVSLSGRGDKDVDTAARWFGLVSDADLVASEAERVADVPENTEGSGW; the protein is encoded by the coding sequence GTGACCACGACCCCCGCGCAGCCGGAGACCCCCGGGTACACCTTCAGCCAGGAGCGCGGCCCCTACTTCGGCCGCTTCGGTGGCCGGTTCGTGCCCGAGGCCCTGATCGCCGCCCTCGACGAGATCGCGGCCGCGCACGAGGCCGCGATGGCCGACGAGGGCTTCCTCGCCGAGCTCGCCGAGCTGCACCGCAGCTACTCCGGGCGCCCGAGCATCCTCACCGAGGTGCCGCGCTTCGCCGCCCACGCCGGCGGGGCCCGGATCGTCCTCAAGCGCGAGGACCTGAACCACACCGGCTCGCACAAGATCAACAACGTGCTCGGCCAGGCGCTGCTCACCAAGCGGATGGGCAAGAACCGCATCATCGCCGAGACCGGCGCCGGCCAGCACGGGGTGGCCACCGCCACGGCGGCCGCGCTCATGGGCCTGGAGTGCACGGTCTACATGGGCGAGGAGGACACCCGGCGGCAGGCGCTGAACGTCGCCCGGATGCGCCTGCTCGGGGCCACGGTCGTCCCGGTGACCGCGGGCAGCCGGACGCTGAAGGACGCCGTCAACGAGGCCTTCCGCGACTGGGTCGCCTCCGTCGACACCACCCACTACGCCTTCGGGACGGTCGCGGGCCCGCACCCCTTCCCCGTCCTGGTCCGCGACCTGCAGCGCATCGTCGGCGTCGAGGCCCGCCAGCAGGTCCTCGACCTCGTCGGGCGCCTGCCCGACGCCGTCGCCGCCTGCGTGGGCGGGGGCTCCAACGCCATCGGCATCTTCCACGGCTTCCTCGACGACCCCTCCGTCGCGCTGCACGGCTACGAGGCCGGCGGCGACGGGGTGGAGACCGGGCGCCACGCCGCGCCCATCTCGGCCGGGGTCACCGGCGTCTTCCAGGGCGCGCGCCAGTTCGTCATGCAGGACGAGGACGGCCAGACCATCGAGTCGCACTCGATCTCCGCCGGCCTGGACTACCCCGGCGTGGGGCCCGAGCACGCGTGGCTGGCCGCCAGCGGCCGCGCCTCCTACCACCCGGTCACCGACGCGCAGGCCATGGACGCCTTCCGCCTGCTGTGCCGCACCGAGGGGATCATCCCCGCCATCGAGAGCTCCCACGCCCTCGCCGGGGCCCTCGACCTCGGGCGCGAGCTCGGCCCCGACGCGGTGATCCTCGTCAGCCTGTCCGGGCGCGGGGACAAGGACGTCGACACCGCCGCCCGCTGGTTCGGGCTGGTCAGCGACGCTGACCTCGTCGCCTCGGAGGCCGAGCGCGTGGCCGACGTGCCCGAGAACACCGAGGGGTCGGGGTGGTGA